A genomic window from Corynebacterium fournieri includes:
- a CDS encoding bifunctional alpha/beta hydrolase/OsmC family protein, which translates to MLSMNVKVPSSKGHMMAGTIDRPDGPAQAYAIFAHCFAGSRHTPGASRISKRLTEHGIATLRFDFPGLGQSEGEFRDTSFSENVDDIVAAAQWLEENYKAPQLLMGHSLGGAAALKAATRPELKKMIKAVATVGAPFDPAHSVLHYAHAIGEADANGSVGVVLGGRELTISREFLEDLAETNPEEYLPKLRKPLLIVHSPIDVTVGIDNAQNIFSLARYPKSLMSLDKADHLLTRQGTAQRAADIIGSWAVQYTEQLFVPAKTTDTNAVSYSARGTKYGDVVRTSDVAITTDRSKNTGGKGQGVTSTGLFMSALAVSCSQAVREAAKGMPLDDVRVEVNHNGDGTFTRLITLYGDLSDAEVEKLRAAGAASTVDGYVEKGEIATTVETASLERRRRQNRLHRAERLGK; encoded by the coding sequence ATGCTGTCTATGAACGTCAAAGTCCCGTCGTCGAAGGGCCACATGATGGCTGGCACCATCGACCGCCCGGACGGGCCCGCGCAGGCCTACGCCATCTTCGCGCACTGCTTCGCCGGATCACGCCACACCCCTGGCGCGTCCCGCATTTCGAAGCGCCTGACCGAACACGGCATTGCCACCCTGCGCTTCGACTTCCCCGGCCTGGGCCAGTCCGAGGGCGAGTTCAGGGACACCTCGTTTTCTGAAAACGTCGACGACATCGTCGCGGCCGCGCAGTGGCTGGAGGAAAACTACAAGGCGCCGCAGCTGCTCATGGGCCACTCCCTGGGTGGCGCGGCAGCGCTGAAGGCCGCCACCCGCCCCGAGCTGAAGAAGATGATCAAGGCGGTGGCCACCGTCGGCGCGCCCTTCGACCCCGCGCACTCCGTGCTGCACTACGCCCACGCGATCGGCGAGGCGGACGCAAACGGTTCCGTCGGCGTGGTCCTCGGCGGGCGCGAGCTGACCATCTCCCGCGAGTTCTTGGAGGATCTGGCGGAGACTAACCCGGAGGAATACCTGCCGAAGCTGCGCAAGCCGCTTCTGATCGTGCACTCGCCTATCGACGTCACCGTCGGCATCGACAACGCCCAGAACATCTTCTCGCTGGCCCGCTACCCCAAGTCCTTGATGTCGCTGGACAAGGCGGACCACCTGCTCACCCGCCAGGGCACCGCGCAGCGGGCTGCGGACATCATCGGTTCCTGGGCCGTGCAGTACACCGAGCAGCTGTTCGTGCCGGCGAAGACCACCGACACCAACGCGGTTTCCTACTCCGCCCGCGGCACGAAGTACGGCGACGTGGTGCGCACCTCCGATGTGGCGATTACCACCGACCGCTCCAAGAACACCGGTGGCAAGGGCCAAGGCGTGACCTCCACCGGCCTGTTCATGTCCGCGCTCGCCGTGAGCTGCTCCCAGGCCGTGCGCGAGGCTGCCAAGGGCATGCCGCTTGACGACGTGCGCGTGGAAGTCAACCACAACGGCGACGGCACCTTTACCCGACTGATCACGCTCTACGGCGACTTGTCCGACGCCGAGGTGGAGAAGCTGCGCGCCGCCGGTGCCGCCTCCACCGTGGACGGGTACGTGGAAAAGGGCGAGATCGCCACTACCGTGGAGACCGCCTCCCTGGAGCGCCGCCGCCGCCAGAACAGGCTCCACCGCGCGGAGCGCCTGGGCAAGTAA
- the ftsR gene encoding transcriptional regulator FtsR: protein MSAIRKTAPTATTAASAKPAKVAKTAKTMSIGVVLERLRAEFPDVTVSKIRFLESEGLITPQRTASGYRRFTEEDVERLRYILVTQRDNYLPLKVIREQLEAMDSGHVTAILTAGESEPMISPETFRAPSATQLTDADVAEQAQADPSTVEEYIKVGLITPDAAGLFTADDVRTVTTALSLAEFGFDARHLKTLRTAAARQADMINQVAEPVAKSGKVTAKQKAEEIAQQMSALVVSLHASLVKNELRKQLGS from the coding sequence GTGAGCGCTATCCGTAAGACGGCACCCACAGCAACCACCGCCGCGTCTGCGAAGCCGGCGAAGGTCGCGAAGACCGCCAAGACCATGTCCATCGGCGTGGTGCTTGAGCGGCTGCGCGCAGAGTTTCCGGATGTGACCGTCTCCAAGATCCGCTTTCTCGAATCCGAGGGACTGATCACTCCGCAGCGCACCGCGTCCGGCTACCGCCGCTTCACCGAAGAGGACGTGGAGCGTCTGCGCTACATCCTGGTGACGCAGCGCGACAACTACCTGCCGCTGAAGGTGATTCGGGAGCAGCTGGAGGCGATGGACTCCGGCCATGTCACCGCAATCCTCACTGCGGGCGAGTCCGAGCCGATGATCTCCCCGGAGACCTTCCGCGCGCCGTCCGCAACACAGCTGACCGACGCCGACGTGGCGGAGCAGGCCCAGGCCGACCCGTCGACGGTGGAGGAGTACATCAAGGTCGGCCTGATCACCCCGGATGCAGCAGGGCTGTTCACGGCTGACGACGTGCGTACCGTTACCACCGCACTGTCGCTTGCGGAGTTCGGTTTCGACGCGCGCCACCTGAAAACGCTGCGTACTGCTGCGGCCCGCCAGGCGGACATGATCAACCAGGTGGCGGAGCCGGTGGCGAAATCCGGAAAGGTGACCGCAAAGCAGAAGGCAGAAGAGATCGCGCAGCAGATGTCCGCGCTGGTGGTTTCCCTGCACGCGTCGTTGGTGAAAAACGAGCTGCGCAAGCAGCTGGGGAGCTAA
- the odhI gene encoding oxoglutarate dehydrogenase inhibitor Odhl produces the protein MSDNTPQNQVETTSVFRADLLKEMESGAASSADSAAGADQLSDGEALLVVKRGPNAGARFLLDQESTTAGRHPEADIFLDDVTVSRRHAEFRRNEGGYEVVDVGSLNGTYVNREPRNSQELTHGDEIQIGKFRLVFITASK, from the coding sequence ATGAGCGACAACACGCCGCAGAACCAGGTCGAAACCACCTCGGTGTTCCGCGCTGACCTGCTCAAGGAAATGGAGTCCGGGGCAGCGTCGTCCGCCGACTCGGCTGCGGGCGCAGACCAGCTGTCGGATGGGGAGGCTCTCCTCGTAGTCAAGCGTGGCCCGAACGCCGGCGCCCGCTTCCTTCTGGACCAGGAGTCCACCACCGCAGGCCGCCACCCGGAGGCCGACATCTTCCTGGACGACGTGACCGTTTCGCGCCGCCACGCGGAGTTCCGCCGCAACGAGGGCGGTTACGAAGTCGTGGACGTGGGTTCCCTCAACGGCACCTATGTCAACCGCGAGCCGCGCAATTCGCAGGAGCTGACGCACGGCGACGAGATCCAGATTGGTAAGTTCCGTCTCGTCTTCATCACCGCCAGCAAGTAG
- the secA2 gene encoding accessory Sec system translocase SecA2 produces the protein MGKFDWFWKAMGSTSERNNKKSKAVVADAHGLIEELSLLDDASLASAVRTTVRDGAIADKPRFLAGLSVASQRTLGMTPFEVQNQAVLRLLEGDVIQMATGEGKTLVGAMAATGFALQGKRVHLITVNNYLAARDAEWMCPLVEFFGLTVAAVTEASTRDERVAAYRSDVIYAPVTEIGFDYLRDNQITSRDQTVQPPADVALVDEADSVLVDEALVPLVLAGSEGSQQATGQITEAVSHLDEGKDYTIDADGRNAFLTDDGATKVERLLGIDSLYSDEHIGSTLVRVNLALHAKALLIRDVHYIVEDGKVALVDASRGRVAELQRWPDGLQAAVESKEGLDVSEGGRILDSITLQALMRRYPLVCGMTGTAVEATDQLRSFYGLHVSVIDRANELQRFDEADRIYATMEEKNAAIVDEIEHLHHTGQPVLVGTHDVAESEALAEALKQRGIDVNVLNAKNDAEEARIIAEAGDVGRVTVSTQMAGRGTDIRLGGADERDHDKVASLGGLAVIGTARHRTARLDNQLRGRAGRQGDPGLSVFFVSLDDDIVTSGGDGEQFTAHPEADGRISGNRAQHFIEHCQRVTEGQLLEIHSQTWKYNKLLADHRDILDERRAALLDTDTAWRELSQRAPQRAAELSGLPQDVLEQAAREIMLFHLDAEWSEHLALMDDVRESIHLRAIARETPIDEYHRIAVREFKDLANRAVEAAVETFGTVEIDAQGAHLADAGWKRPSATWTYMVSDNPLAGSGNSVISGIGNIFR, from the coding sequence ATGGGCAAGTTTGACTGGTTTTGGAAGGCCATGGGCTCCACCTCGGAGCGCAACAACAAAAAGTCGAAGGCCGTGGTCGCGGACGCGCACGGGCTGATCGAGGAGCTGTCGCTTCTCGACGATGCTTCGCTGGCCTCCGCAGTCCGCACCACCGTGCGCGACGGGGCGATCGCAGACAAACCCCGGTTCCTCGCCGGGTTGTCCGTCGCCTCCCAGCGCACCCTGGGCATGACCCCGTTTGAAGTCCAGAACCAGGCAGTGCTGCGCCTGCTCGAGGGCGACGTGATCCAGATGGCCACCGGCGAGGGCAAAACCCTCGTCGGCGCCATGGCCGCGACCGGGTTCGCGCTGCAGGGCAAGCGCGTGCACCTGATCACCGTGAACAACTACCTGGCGGCCCGCGACGCGGAGTGGATGTGCCCGCTCGTGGAGTTTTTCGGGTTGACGGTGGCGGCGGTCACGGAGGCGTCGACACGCGACGAGCGCGTCGCCGCCTACCGCAGCGACGTCATCTACGCGCCTGTGACCGAGATCGGCTTCGACTACCTGCGGGACAACCAGATCACCTCGCGCGACCAGACGGTGCAACCGCCGGCCGATGTCGCACTGGTCGACGAGGCTGACAGCGTGCTCGTCGACGAGGCGCTCGTCCCGCTGGTGCTCGCTGGCTCCGAAGGCTCCCAGCAAGCCACCGGCCAGATCACCGAGGCCGTCTCCCACCTCGACGAGGGCAAGGACTACACCATCGACGCCGACGGCAGGAACGCCTTCCTCACCGACGACGGCGCGACCAAGGTCGAGCGCCTGCTGGGCATCGACTCGCTCTACTCCGACGAGCACATCGGCTCCACGCTGGTGCGGGTCAACCTCGCGCTGCACGCCAAGGCGCTGCTGATCCGGGACGTGCACTACATCGTGGAAGACGGCAAGGTCGCGCTCGTGGACGCATCCCGCGGCCGCGTGGCCGAGCTGCAGCGCTGGCCGGACGGGCTGCAGGCCGCCGTCGAGTCGAAGGAGGGCCTGGACGTCTCCGAGGGCGGGCGCATCCTGGACTCGATCACGCTGCAAGCGCTCATGCGGCGCTACCCGCTGGTGTGCGGCATGACCGGTACCGCCGTGGAAGCGACCGACCAGCTGCGCTCCTTCTACGGCCTGCACGTATCCGTGATCGACCGCGCCAACGAGCTGCAGCGCTTCGACGAGGCGGACCGGATCTATGCCACGATGGAGGAGAAAAACGCCGCCATCGTCGATGAAATCGAACACCTCCACCACACCGGCCAGCCGGTGCTGGTGGGCACCCACGATGTGGCGGAGTCGGAGGCGTTGGCCGAGGCGCTGAAGCAGCGTGGCATCGACGTCAACGTGCTCAACGCGAAAAACGATGCGGAGGAGGCCCGCATCATCGCAGAGGCTGGCGATGTCGGGCGCGTGACCGTGTCCACGCAGATGGCGGGCCGCGGCACCGACATCCGTCTCGGCGGGGCGGACGAGCGCGACCACGACAAGGTGGCCTCGCTCGGCGGGCTGGCGGTCATCGGCACCGCGCGCCACCGCACCGCGCGCTTGGATAATCAGCTGCGCGGGCGTGCCGGCCGCCAGGGAGACCCGGGCTTGAGCGTGTTCTTTGTCTCCCTCGACGACGACATTGTCACCAGCGGCGGCGACGGCGAACAGTTCACCGCTCACCCGGAAGCGGACGGTCGGATCTCGGGCAATCGCGCGCAGCACTTCATTGAGCACTGCCAGCGGGTGACCGAAGGGCAGCTGCTGGAGATCCACTCGCAGACCTGGAAGTACAACAAGCTGCTCGCGGATCACCGCGACATCCTCGACGAGCGCCGCGCCGCCCTGCTGGATACCGACACCGCCTGGCGGGAGTTGTCCCAGCGCGCGCCGCAGCGCGCCGCGGAACTGTCTGGCCTGCCCCAAGACGTGCTCGAGCAGGCAGCGCGCGAGATCATGCTGTTCCACCTCGATGCGGAGTGGTCCGAGCACCTGGCGCTGATGGACGATGTCCGCGAGTCGATCCACCTGCGCGCCATTGCGCGTGAGACGCCGATTGATGAATACCACCGCATTGCCGTGCGAGAGTTCAAGGATCTGGCCAACCGCGCGGTGGAAGCGGCAGTAGAGACCTTTGGCACCGTCGAGATCGACGCGCAGGGCGCGCACCTGGCCGACGCGGGCTGGAAGCGGCCGAGCGCGACGTGGACCTACATGGTTTCCGACAACCCGCTTGCCGGGTCTGGAAACTCGGTAATCTCTGGAATCGGCAATATTTTCCGCTAA